The Actinosynnema mirum DSM 43827 genomic interval AACATGACGTTCACGCAGTTCTGGCAGGCCTACGAGGACCTGATCCGCAAGGCCCGCGGCGGCTCCCTGACCGCCGAGGACTTCTCCGGCACCACGATCTCGCTGACCAACCCCGGCACCATCGGCACGAACCACTCGGTTCCGCGCCTGACCGCAGGCCAGGGCACGATCGTCGGCGTCGGCGCGATGGAGTACCCCGCGCACTTCCAGGGCACCAGCGAGCAGGCCCTGACCGACATGGGCGTCAGCAAGATCATCACGCTGACCTCCACGTACGACCACCGCATCATCCAGGGCGCGGAGTCGGGCGAGTTCCTCAAGCGCGTCCACCAGCTCCTGCTGGGCGAGGACGGCTTCTACGACGACGTCTTCACGTCGCTGCGCCTGCCGTACGAGCCGATCCGCTGGGTGGCCGACATCCCCGAGGGCGCGGTCGACAAGACCGCCCGCGTCATCGAGCTGATCGACGCGTACCGCACGCGCGGCCACCTGATGGCCGACACGGACCCGCTGAACTACCGCCAGCGCAAGCACCAGGACCTCGACGTCCTGTCGCACGGCCTGACCCTGTGGGACCTGGACCGGGAGTTCCCGGTCGGCGGGTTCGCGGGCAAGGAGCGGATGCGCCTGCGCGACATCCTGGGCGTGCTGCGCAACTCCTACTGCCGCACCGTCGGCGTGGAGTACATGCACATCCTCGACCCGGAGGAGCGCCTCTGGATCCAGGAGCGCGTCGAGGTCCCGCACGAGAAGCCCCCGGCCACCGTGCAGAAGTACATCCTGTCGAAGCTCAACGCCGCCGAGGCGTTCGAGACCTTCCTGCAGACCAAGTACGTCGGCCAGAAGCGCTTCTCGCTGGAGGGCGGCGAGACCGTCATCCCGCTGCTCGACGCGGTGCTGGACAAGGCCGCCGAGCACGAGCTGGACGAGGTCGTCATCGGGATGCCGCACCGCGGTCGCCTGAACGTCCTGGCCAACATCGTGGGCAAGCCGATCTCGCAGATCTTCCGCGAGTTCGAGGGCAACCTCGACCCCGGCCAGGCGCACGGCTCCGGCGACGTCAAGTACCACCTGGGCGCCGAGGGCAAGTACTTCCGGATGTTCGGCGACGGCGAGACGAAGGTGTCGCTGACCGCGAACCCGTCGCACCTGGAGGCCGTGGACCCGGTGCTGGAGGGCATCGTCCGCGCCAAGCAGGACATCCTGGACATGGGCGGCGAGAGCTTCCCGGTGCTGCCCGTCGCCATGCACGGCGACGCGGCGTTCGCCGGCCAGGGCGTGGTCGCCGAGACGCTGAACCTGGCGCTCGTGCGCGGCTACCGCACCGGCGGCACGGTCCACGTGATCGTCAACAACCAGGTCGGCTTCACCACCGCGCCGGAGAACTCGCGCTCGTCGAAGTACTCGACGGACGTCGCGAAGATGATCGGCGCGCCGGTGTTCCACGTGAACGGCGACGACCCCGAGGCCTGCTACTGGGTGGCGAAGCTGGCGGTCGACTACCGCCAGGCGTTCAACAAGGACGTCGTCATCGACATGGTGTGCTACCGCCGTCGCGGGCACAACGAGGGCGACGACCCGTCGATGACGCAGCCGGCGATGTACGACGTGATCGACACCAAGCGCTCGGTGCGCAAGACCTACACCGAGGCGCTGATCGGTCGCGGCGACATCTCCGTGGAGGAGGCAGAGAAGGCCCTCCAGGACTTCTCCTCGCAGCTGGAGCACGTCTTCAACGAGGTGCGCGAGCTGGAGAAGCACCCGATCAAGGCGTCCCCCTCGGTGGAGGAGGAGCAGCAGGTCCCGGCGAAGCTTCCGACCGGGGTGCCGCGCGAGGTGCTGGAGCGCATCGCGGACGCGCACGTGGAGCTGCCCGAGGGCTTCACCCCGCACCCGCGCGTCAAGCCGGTGCTGGAGCGGCGCGCCAAGATGGCCCGCGAGGGCGGCATCGACTGGGCGTACGCGGAGCTGCTGGCGTTCGGCTCGCTGGTGCACGAGGGCCGCACGGTCCGCCTCGCCGGGCAGGACTCGCGGCGCGGCACGTTCACCCAGCGGCACGCGACCCTGATCGACCGCAAGACCGGTCAGGAGTACACGCCGATCCAGAACCTGGCCGACGACCAGGGCAAGTTCATGGTCTACGACTCGGTGCTGTCGGAGTTCGCGGCGCTCGGCTTCGAGTACGGCTACTCGGTGGCGAACCCGGACGCGCTGGTGCTGTGGGAGGCGCAGTTCGGCGACTTCGTCAACGGCGCGCAGCCGATCATCGACGAGTTCATCTCGTCCGGTGAGGCGAAGTGGGGCCAGGTCTCGGACGTCGTGCTGCTGCTGCCGCACGGCCACGAGGGCCAGGGTCCCGACCACACGTCGGGGCGCATCGAGCG includes:
- a CDS encoding multifunctional oxoglutarate decarboxylase/oxoglutarate dehydrogenase thiamine pyrophosphate-binding subunit/dihydrolipoyllysine-residue succinyltransferase subunit, whose protein sequence is MYEQFLADPSSVDPAWHDFFADYKSTQRNGSTTTAAPTAATQADTGKAASSGAPAAAKQAASTAPAAKTPAAPAPSSAPKPKAAAPAKPAAAPAAKPAPAQAAKAAPVQQAKGPEQKQLRGAAAAIAKNMELSLTVPTATSVRAVPAKLLADNRIVINNHLKRTRGGKVSFTHLIGYAVVRALQAFPNMNRHYAEINNKPHVVTPEHVNFGLAIDLPGKDGSRTLVVASVKGCENMTFTQFWQAYEDLIRKARGGSLTAEDFSGTTISLTNPGTIGTNHSVPRLTAGQGTIVGVGAMEYPAHFQGTSEQALTDMGVSKIITLTSTYDHRIIQGAESGEFLKRVHQLLLGEDGFYDDVFTSLRLPYEPIRWVADIPEGAVDKTARVIELIDAYRTRGHLMADTDPLNYRQRKHQDLDVLSHGLTLWDLDREFPVGGFAGKERMRLRDILGVLRNSYCRTVGVEYMHILDPEERLWIQERVEVPHEKPPATVQKYILSKLNAAEAFETFLQTKYVGQKRFSLEGGETVIPLLDAVLDKAAEHELDEVVIGMPHRGRLNVLANIVGKPISQIFREFEGNLDPGQAHGSGDVKYHLGAEGKYFRMFGDGETKVSLTANPSHLEAVDPVLEGIVRAKQDILDMGGESFPVLPVAMHGDAAFAGQGVVAETLNLALVRGYRTGGTVHVIVNNQVGFTTAPENSRSSKYSTDVAKMIGAPVFHVNGDDPEACYWVAKLAVDYRQAFNKDVVIDMVCYRRRGHNEGDDPSMTQPAMYDVIDTKRSVRKTYTEALIGRGDISVEEAEKALQDFSSQLEHVFNEVRELEKHPIKASPSVEEEQQVPAKLPTGVPREVLERIADAHVELPEGFTPHPRVKPVLERRAKMAREGGIDWAYAELLAFGSLVHEGRTVRLAGQDSRRGTFTQRHATLIDRKTGQEYTPIQNLADDQGKFMVYDSVLSEFAALGFEYGYSVANPDALVLWEAQFGDFVNGAQPIIDEFISSGEAKWGQVSDVVLLLPHGHEGQGPDHTSGRIERFLQLCAEGSMTIAVPSTPANYFHLLRRHALDGVNRPLVVFTPKSMLRLKAAVSPVEDFVEERFKSVIDDAAIEDNSAVTKVLLCSGKIYYELVAEREKRGAKDTAIVRVEQLYPVPKRKLNEALEAYPNANDVRWVQEEPANQGAWTFYGLHLPELLPERYRLTRVSRRRMAAPSAGSSKVHEVEQREIITKAFE